A region from the Methanobrevibacter wolinii SH genome encodes:
- a CDS encoding universal stress protein translates to MYKKILLPTDGSKYSENAAKHAFFLAEKSGAEVITLSVIENGFSIGLPSDDTIYEVNQMLKKESKSNIDKIEEIKNEYDSNIKLTPIVKEGSPAPVILDVAEDENIDLIVIGSSGKSSFDRFLMGSVASKVVKSAKCSVLVVN, encoded by the coding sequence ATGTATAAAAAAATATTATTACCTACTGATGGTTCAAAATATTCTGAAAACGCTGCTAAACATGCATTCTTTTTAGCAGAAAAATCAGGTGCTGAAGTCATTACTTTAAGTGTAATTGAAAATGGTTTTTCTATTGGTCTTCCATCTGATGACACTATATATGAAGTAAATCAAATGCTTAAAAAAGAAAGTAAATCAAATATTGATAAAATAGAAGAAATTAAAAACGAATATGATAGTAATATAAAACTTACTCCTATAGTAAAAGAAGGATCTCCTGCTCCAGTTATTCTTGATGTTGCTGAAGATGAAAATATTGATTTAATTGTAATTGGTAGTTCAGGTAAAAGTAGTTTTGATAGATTCTTAATGGGTAGTGTAGCTTCAAAAGTTGTTAAATCAGCTAAATGCTCAGTTCTTGTTGTAAATTAA
- a CDS encoding CBS domain-containing protein, whose product MIIKRLVSKNVVYVSVPGNRHKALDLMKKENVSVVPVTKGDTKKVVGILTRSDLINNPDEEQIALLMSRNLVTAKPNEEVTTVAKRMLDHNVRRIPVVDDDDNLVGIITSFDLVTSALAKLDINIPVEKYMITNVPTTWDKTPLNVAFESMKFFGLKSILALNDDCKLSGILTETDFIAESEIISERTEHSSTVGTEGDKWSWDSTSILYIEKNHLKFTDKVVSDVATSDVSTANSKTKVSDCAKKMKSANIEQIPVTDVDGEILGLVRASDLLQAFVDNES is encoded by the coding sequence ATGATAATTAAAAGATTGGTGTCTAAAAATGTTGTGTACGTATCAGTACCTGGAAATAGACATAAAGCTTTGGATTTGATGAAAAAAGAAAATGTATCTGTTGTACCTGTTACAAAAGGGGATACTAAAAAAGTAGTTGGTATCTTAACTAGGTCAGATTTAATTAATAATCCTGATGAAGAACAAATTGCTCTTTTAATGAGTAGAAATTTAGTAACTGCAAAACCTAATGAAGAAGTTACAACTGTTGCAAAAAGAATGTTGGATCATAATGTTAGAAGAATACCTGTTGTAGATGATGATGATAATCTTGTAGGTATTATTACTTCTTTTGATCTTGTAACTTCTGCACTTGCTAAATTAGATATTAATATTCCTGTTGAAAAATATATGATTACTAATGTTCCAACTACATGGGATAAAACTCCTTTAAATGTTGCTTTTGAATCTATGAAATTCTTTGGTTTAAAATCAATTTTAGCATTAAATGATGATTGTAAATTATCTGGAATCTTAACTGAAACAGATTTTATTGCTGAAAGTGAAATTATATCTGAAAGAACTGAACATAGTTCTACTGTTGGTACTGAAGGTGATAAATGGTCTTGGGATAGTACTTCAATTCTTTATATTGAGAAAAATCACCTTAAATTCACTGATAAAGTAGTTAGTGATGTTGCAACAAGTGATGTTTCTACTGCTAATAGTAAAACTAAAGTATCTGATTGTGCTAAAAAAATGAAATCAGCTAATATTGAACAAATTCCTGTTACTGATGTTGATGGTGAAATTTTAGGTCTTGTTCGTGCTAGTGATTTATTACAAGCATTTGTTGATAATGAAAGTTAA
- a CDS encoding asparagine synthase-related protein, translating into MEYTEKIENIEKILKDKNIGICFSGGADSSLIADIARKVSNKAILITFDNGVLPRDFIKETKKQAKKFNLEHIIVKEDLMKNKSFCENNHNRCLICRENLYSKIKDLANEKNLDLVVDGTNMSDLVEDRPGVIAKYENNIISPLVESEMETKDVFKYLEDNNIEYLKSTTCLATRIKQNTKLTHKNINQINTAERIIKNITKNDIVKVRNIDGMALIETDNIDKLLNKRIIQLIELQLKAISFNKIALNISKLEKNNKKLFIYKPCQEEDNKIMFERELPYKIDIEKTKKYFDKEFSNVKYSKDMGILMFNIDTQNITVFSTGKIVLRRINNREEGEEILMKLLPLIRRKI; encoded by the coding sequence ATGGAATATACTGAAAAAATAGAAAATATTGAAAAAATATTAAAAGATAAAAATATAGGCATATGTTTTTCTGGAGGAGCAGATAGTTCATTAATAGCAGATATTGCAAGAAAAGTAAGTAATAAGGCAATATTAATAACATTTGATAATGGAGTATTACCTCGTGATTTTATAAAAGAAACTAAAAAACAAGCTAAAAAGTTTAATCTTGAGCACATTATAGTAAAAGAAGATTTAATGAAAAACAAATCATTCTGTGAAAATAACCATAATCGTTGCTTAATTTGTCGAGAAAATTTATATAGTAAAATTAAAGATCTTGCAAATGAAAAAAATTTAGATTTAGTCGTTGATGGAACTAATATGTCTGATCTTGTAGAAGATAGACCTGGAGTAATAGCAAAATATGAAAATAATATAATAAGTCCCCTTGTAGAATCAGAGATGGAAACAAAAGATGTTTTTAAATATCTTGAAGATAACAATATTGAATATTTAAAATCAACAACATGTCTTGCAACAAGAATTAAACAAAACACAAAATTAACACATAAAAATATTAATCAAATTAATACTGCTGAAAGAATAATTAAAAATATTACAAAAAATGATATTGTTAAAGTTAGAAATATAGATGGAATGGCTCTTATAGAAACAGATAATATTGACAAGTTATTAAATAAAAGAATCATACAACTTATTGAACTTCAGCTTAAAGCTATTAGTTTTAATAAGATAGCCTTGAATATATCTAAACTTGAAAAAAATAACAAAAAATTATTTATCTATAAACCATGTCAAGAAGAAGATAATAAGATAATGTTTGAAAGAGAACTTCCATATAAAATTGATATTGAAAAAACAAAAAAATATTTTGATAAAGAATTTAGTAATGTAAAATATTCAAAAGATATGGGAATTTTAATGTTTAATATAGATACACAAAATATTACAGTATTTAGTACTGGAAAAATTGTTTTACGTAGAATAAATAATAGAGAAGAAGGAGAAGAAATTTTAATGAAATTACTTCCTTTAATAAGAAGAAAAATTTAA
- a CDS encoding TfuA-related McrA-glycine thioamidation protein, translating to MSNKKIVIFTGLSLSFDEAKKILDADYRPPIKRGDIIKMVDDNNLPDIIGIIDGQFQNTPAVAHKEIIAAMNKGVTVVGGSSMGALRASELDDMGMIGVGYVYKQYRKGNIKSDDDVAVILDPETYEPLSEAYVNIEYKLNGAVKENIITEKEKEEFLKTTRSIYYPHRTYPRIFKECNLNEYKKNKLIRYINHSINIKTEDAKEVLRYIKKITDN from the coding sequence ATGAGTAATAAAAAAATAGTTATTTTTACTGGCTTATCATTAAGTTTTGATGAAGCTAAAAAAATATTAGATGCAGATTATCGTCCACCAATTAAAAGAGGAGATATTATAAAAATGGTGGATGATAATAACTTACCAGATATTATTGGAATAATAGATGGACAATTCCAAAATACTCCTGCAGTTGCTCATAAAGAAATTATAGCTGCTATGAATAAAGGAGTTACAGTAGTAGGTGGCTCTAGTATGGGTGCATTACGTGCATCAGAACTTGATGATATGGGAATGATTGGAGTAGGTTATGTATACAAACAATATAGAAAAGGAAATATTAAATCTGATGATGATGTTGCAGTAATTCTTGATCCTGAAACTTATGAACCATTATCTGAAGCTTATGTAAATATTGAGTATAAATTAAATGGTGCAGTAAAAGAAAATATTATAACAGAAAAAGAAAAAGAAGAATTTCTTAAAACTACACGATCTATTTATTATCCTCATAGAACTTATCCAAGAATATTTAAAGAATGTAATTTAAATGAATATAAAAAAAATAAATTAATTAGATATATTAATCACAGTATTAATATTAAAACTGAAGATGCTAAAGAGGTTTTAAGATATATTAAAAAAATCACAGATAACTAA